Below is a window of Candidatus Blochmanniella vafra str. BVAF DNA.
AATACTGATTATAATGAGTACGCTTAGTAAATCTATAACGTCTAAAAACATGACCAGTCATCACCGTCATATCTTGCAAATGACAATTTCCTCCTTCTTCACATACAGGACAATCATGAGGATGATTAATCATTAATAACTCTAATATACTTTTTCTAAATTCTTTAAGCTCCTCTTCAAAAATAGAAACATACATATCTTTTTCTACAGGAGTCATACAAGACATAACTAGTCTGCCAGAATGTACATTAATAGTATCATTTTTATACAACTTCACGGCACATTGCCTACAAGACCCAATACTTCCCAATTCTGGATGCCAACAAAAATAAGGAATATCAAAACCTAATGATAAACACACATCTAAAATATTTTTTGATTTATCTACAAAATATTTCTTACCTTCTATATAAACAGGAATCATCATATATTAATATCCATTTTTAATATAGGCCATATAAATACATATGATGTATTTATCTGCTACACAAATATTTTTTATAATATCATTTTCATCAAAATTAATTCATTCTACAAAAATATTAATCTAAATAATTTGAATAGTGGAAATTTTATTAGAAACATTCAAATTATTTAAATGAATTCCAGCTTCAAATTCACTGCGAAAATATTTTAAAGCACTTTGTAAAGGTTCTATTGCTCCAGGAGCATGTGCACAAAAAGTCTTTCCAGGTCCTAATAAATTACATAAATGCTCTAAAATTTCAATATCTCCAGGATCACCATTATTTTTTTCTAATGAAATAAGTAATTTGACTATCCAAGGTAACCCTTCTCTACACGGGGTACACCATCCACACGATTCCCTAGCAAAAAATTCTTCCAAATTACGCATTAAACTAATCATATTAACAGTATTATCTATCGCTATTGCCATCCCAGTTCCAAATCTACTACCTATAATGCTAATACTATGAAAGTCCATAGGTGTATCTAAATGATTTGGAATTAAAAAATCCGTACTGGCTCCTCCTGGTTGCCATGCTTTTAAATATAAACCATCACACATACCTCGAGCATAATCTTCCAAAATTTCCCGGGCGGTAATACCAAATGGTAATTCCCAAACTCCTGGATTTTTTACTCTTCCAGAAAAACCCATTAATTTAGTGCCAGAATCATTACTATATTTATTAGAAAGATTTTTATACCAACTTACCCCATACTCTATAATACCAGGAATATTACATAATGTTTCAACATTATTAATACACGTAGGTTTACCCCACAATCCTGATTGAGCAGGAAATGGAGGTTTAGATCGAGGCACAGCCCGCTTTCCTTCCAATGCGTTAATTAAAGCAGTTTCTTCCCCGCAGATATATCTCCCAGCTCCTGTGTGCAAAAATATATCTAAACTAAATTCAGTATTTAAAATATTTTTACCTAACAATCCTGCCGAACGTAATTCAGAAATAGCAAAATTTAAATATTTAGCTGCAATCATGTATTCATAACGCAAAAAAATATAAGCAACCGAAACACTTAAAGCATATCCTGCAATCAATAT
It encodes the following:
- the nuoF gene encoding NADH-quinone oxidoreductase subunit NuoF, with amino-acid sequence MLKNKYLDPESNPLTWRMRLDKRPVWLHEYQSKNGYFALRKAITCLSKLDIVELINKSRLRGRGGGGFLTGLKWSMMIKHQSILKVNYLICNADEMEPGTYKDRLLMERLPHLLLEGILIAGYALSVSVAYIFLRYEYMIAAKYLNFAISELRSAGLLGKNILNTEFSLDIFLHTGAGRYICGEETALINALEGKRAVPRSKPPFPAQSGLWGKPTCINNVETLCNIPGIIEYGVSWYKNLSNKYSNDSGTKLMGFSGRVKNPGVWELPFGITAREILEDYARGMCDGLYLKAWQPGGASTDFLIPNHLDTPMDFHSISIIGSRFGTGMAIAIDNTVNMISLMRNLEEFFARESCGWCTPCREGLPWIVKLLISLEKNNGDPGDIEILEHLCNLLGPGKTFCAHAPGAIEPLQSALKYFRSEFEAGIHLNNLNVSNKISTIQII